The Geobacter sp. AOG2 genome includes a window with the following:
- a CDS encoding glycosyltransferase family 4 protein produces the protein MADTGLRILMVAPTPYFADRGCHVRIYEEARALRSLGHDVRIVTYHIGRDLPGIPVTRIPRIPWYNRLEAGPSWHKLYLDLLLLAKAASLSLSFRPQIIHAHLHEGAGIGWLLKLATRAPLVFDYQGSLSGECIDHGFFKADSRVARIFRRVERFINDRADRIVTSSGAGYSDLRDAWGVPPERMVPVMDGVDTDRFCPRDRNEARTRLGIDPHVPVVAYLGLMNAYQGTDLLLDAIGLLKARGVHARFLIMGFPHERYRAEAEARGIGDLITFTGKVDYSDAPLFLSAADLAVSPKLSLTEANGKLFNYMACALPVVVFDTPVNREILGATGSYARLGDAADFAERIAALLADREGLQGQGERVRARAVGEHSWQARGTLLTQVYRAVVGTPAG, from the coding sequence TTGGCTGATACGGGGCTGAGAATCCTCATGGTGGCGCCCACCCCCTATTTCGCGGACCGGGGCTGCCATGTGCGCATCTACGAGGAGGCCCGGGCCCTGCGCAGCCTGGGGCACGACGTGCGCATCGTCACCTACCACATCGGCCGGGACCTGCCCGGCATCCCGGTGACGCGCATCCCCCGCATACCGTGGTACAACCGGCTGGAAGCCGGCCCCTCCTGGCACAAGCTCTACCTGGACCTGTTGCTGTTGGCCAAGGCTGCGTCACTCAGCCTGAGCTTCCGTCCCCAGATCATCCACGCCCACCTCCACGAAGGGGCGGGCATCGGCTGGCTGCTCAAGCTCGCGACCCGCGCCCCCCTGGTCTTCGATTACCAGGGGAGCCTGTCCGGCGAATGCATCGACCACGGCTTCTTCAAGGCCGACTCCCGCGTGGCCCGCATCTTCCGGCGGGTGGAGCGGTTCATCAACGACCGCGCCGACCGGATCGTCACCAGTTCCGGCGCCGGGTACAGCGACCTCCGGGACGCCTGGGGGGTGCCGCCCGAACGCATGGTCCCGGTCATGGACGGCGTGGATACGGACCGGTTTTGCCCCCGCGACCGGAACGAGGCGCGGACGCGGCTGGGAATCGACCCGCATGTGCCGGTGGTGGCCTACCTGGGCCTTATGAACGCCTACCAGGGCACGGACCTGCTGCTGGACGCCATAGGGCTCCTGAAGGCGCGGGGCGTGCATGCCCGCTTCCTGATCATGGGTTTTCCCCATGAACGCTACCGGGCTGAGGCCGAGGCGCGGGGGATCGGCGACCTGATCACCTTCACCGGCAAGGTGGATTATAGCGACGCGCCGCTCTTCCTTTCTGCGGCCGATCTGGCCGTGTCGCCCAAGCTGTCCCTGACCGAGGCCAACGGCAAGCTGTTCAACTACATGGCCTGCGCCCTGCCGGTGGTGGTCTTCGATACCCCAGTCAACCGGGAGATCCTGGGAGCAACGGGCAGCTACGCCCGCCTGGGCGACGCCGCGGACTTCGCGGAGCGCATCGCGGCGCTCCTGGCGGACCGGGAAGGGTTGCAGGGGCAGGGGGAGCGGGTGCGGGCCAGGGCGGTCGGCGAGCACTCCTGGCAGGCCAGGGGAACCCTCCTGACCCAGGTTTACCGGGCGGTGGTCGGCACGCCCGCAGGCTGA